TGGAACTCTAGAAAGCGGTCTTCCTCCGGCAGGCTCGCCAGCGAATACGGCCGCGCAATCTGGCCGGCCCACAGCACCAGATGCTGGCCGGCGCTGTAGCGCAACGGCCGCTGGGGTGTCAGGCGCAATCGCAGCACGCCGTCGCCGAGCCAGTCCAGCGCCTCGACCGTGGCCGGGCGACCGTCGGTGACGGGATCGAAAGTGTGCACCTGCAAGTCCTCGATGACCTGACACTGGCAGGCCAGCCGCCAACCCTGATCACGCTGTTCGGCGCTCAGGGCATCGGGGCGACTGTCAGCAGGCAAACCCTGCACGCATTGCACCAGGCATGCGTGGCAACTGCCGGCGCGACAGCTGTAAGGCACCGCCACTCCGTTCTGATTGAGGGCATCGAGCAAGTTGCTGCCCGCGGCCACCGACCACTGTCGTTCACCGACCCGCAGTTCAGGCATTGAGGTTCTCCCACGCCGCTGCGCAACGGTTGCGCCCGTCACGCTTGGCCCGGTACAGCGCCTGATCGGCGCGCTGCAAGGCTTCGTCCAGATCGTCGCCCAATTCCAGCAGGGTCATGCCGGCCGAAAGACTCAGGTTTTTCACATTCAGGCCCACCAGTTCAACGTCGGTGAAAGCGATGCGCAGGCGTTCGCAACAGGCGGTCAGGCGCTCGGCGTTGCAATCGGGCAGCAGCACCACGAATTCTTCACCACCATAACGCGCCAGCACGTCGCCGTCGCGCAGACAGGCACCGGCCACGCCGGCGAACGCCTGCAAAACCTGATCGCCGGCAGCATGGCCGTGCAGGTCGTTGATACGTTTGAAGTGGTCAAGGTCGATGAGCGCCAGACCATGCACGACGTCGGCTTCCATCGCATTCAACTCGCGGGTGGCCAGGCGCAGGAAATGCCGGCGGTTGAACAGCCCGGTCAGTTCGTCGGTGGCCACCAGATCCTCGAGCTGGCGCATCATCCCGCGCAAGGTGTCCTGATGCGCCTGCAAGGCAAAGCGGCGCTGGCGCATGCGTTGCCGTGAGGTCTGGACGAAGCGTGCGTAGATCACCAGCCAGGCCAGCACGATCAGCAGAATGCAGGCCTGCAAGGCAGACAGCGCCGGATCGTGCAGCCGGAAGTGGTAACCGTCCCACAGCGTGATGGCGCAGAAGCTGAAAAACACCAGCATCGCGCAGCGCACGAAGGCCCGCCGCGACAGATGAAACAGGCCGAACAGCAGGATCAGCACATAGAAGACCAGGAACTCGCCCCGGGCTTCTTGCAGATGCGCGATCAGCCACGTCTGCCAGCCGAGGCCGAGCAGCACTTGCGCTTCGGTCAGGCTCGGGTCGGAGAAGCGCAGGTTGGCGCCCGAGAAAAACACCGCGAACAGGATCGCCTGGCTGATGACCACCAGGGCACTGCCGACGGCGACGCCTGCCAGCGAATCTTCGTAGTGTCCGGTGAAATACGCCAGCCACAGCAGCAGCAAGGCCAATCCGTAGGTGGCTGCAGCGAGGGCGAAGCGTTTGAGCAAAAGACGTTGAATGGCGTTATGGGTCAATCGTTGACTCACCGTGCGATAAGAGGCTGACCGAGTGTCCTACTCTACAGACCGGCTGCCACTTTAGTGGCCCAGTCGATAAATGACCATTGATTTTCGGGCCGGATATTTGGCGTCAAAGGCATGACCTGCGCGTACCGCCAAAAGCCCCCTCACCCTAGCCCTCTCCCGGAGGGAGAGGGGACTGACCGTGATATTTTGTCGGATTTCGGCATCCTGAAATATCGCGTCGGACGCAGCTTTCAAGTACGACACAAATCAGCTCCCTCTCCCCCCGGGAGAGGGTCGGGGTGAGGGCAGCGGCCTAAAAGTGCAAACAATGACTCCAGAAATTCCCCGAACGATGCGACCAACGAATGACTACCGGCGCGTGTCACCACCCGGGAGGCGCGGTATACTGCCGCGCCTTTTTAGCGTCGCGCCAGCAGCCCCGGCGTGCCTTGAAAGGTGTCTGCGACCGACCGATGCACCCAAGCCGCAGGCACCTTATTGAATGTTCCCGTCTTTTAGAGGAGCGCGACTCATGACCGTGATCAAGCAAGACGACCTGATTCAGAGCGTTGCCGACGCCCTGCAATTCATTTCCTACTACCACCCCGTGGACTTCATCCAGGCGATGCACGAAGCCTACCTGCGCGAAGAATCGCCAGCGGCCCGTGACTCGATGGCGCAGATCCTGATCAACTCGCGCATGTGCGCCACCGGCCACCGGCCGATCTGCCAGGACACCGGCATCGTGACCGTGTTCGTGCGTGTGGGCATGGACGTGCGTTGGGATGGCGCGACCATGAGCCTGGACGACATGATCAACGAAGGCGTGCGCCGCGCCTACAACCTGCCGGAAAACGTCCTGCGTGCCTCGATCCTCGCCGACCCGGCGGGCGCTCGTAAAAACACCAAGGACAACACCCCGGCGGTCATCCACTACTCCATCGTCCCGGGCAACACCGTGGAAGTGGACGTGGCGGCCAAGGGCGGCGGTTCCGAGAACAAGTCGAAAATGGCCATGCTCAACCCGTCCGACTCGATCGTCGACTGGGTACTCAAGACCGTTCCGACCATGGGCGCCGGCTGGTGCCCGCCGGGCATGCTGGGCATCGGCATCGGCGGCACCGCCGAGAAAGCCGCTGTGATGGCCAAGGAAGTGTTGATGGAATCCATCGACATTCACGAGCTCAAGGCCCGTGGCCCACAGAACCGCATCGAAGAAATGCGTCTGGAGCTGTTCGAGAAGGTCAACCAACTGGGCATCGGCGCCCAGGGCCTCGGTGGCCTGACCACCGTGCTCGACGTGAAGATCATGGATTACCCGACCCACGCAGCCTCGCTGCCGGTGTGCATGATCCCGAACTGCGCCGCCACCCGTCACGCGCACTTCGTGCTCGACGGTTCCGGCCCGGCCTCGCTGGAAGCGCCACCGCTGGACGCCTACCCGGAAATCGTCTGGGAAGCCGGTCCGTCGGCCCGTCGCGTCAACCTCGACACCCTGACCCCGGAAGACGTGCAGAGCTGGAAACCGGGCGAAACCGTCCTGCTCAACGGCAAGATGCTCACTGGTCGCGACGCCGCGCACAAGCGCATGGTCGAGATGCTGAACAAGGGCGAAACCCTGCCGGTAGACCTCAAGGGTCGCTTCATCTACTACGTCGGCCCGGTTGATCCGGTCGGTGACGAAGTGGTTGGCCCGGCTGGCCCGACCACCGCCACGCGGATGGACAAGTTCACCCGTCAGATCCTCGAGCAGACCGGCCTTCTGGGCATGATCGGCAAGTCCGAGCGCGGCCCGACCGCCATCGACGCGATCAAGGACAACAAGGCTGTGTACCTGATGGCCGTCGGCGGTGCCGCTTACCTGGTGGCGCAAGCGATCAAGAAGTCCAAGGTCCTGGCGTTCGCCGAGCTGGGCATGGAAGCGATCTACGAGTTCGAGGTCAAGGACATGCCGGTCACCGTTGCGGTGGATAGCAAAGGTGAATCGGTACACATCACCGGTCCTGCGATCTGGCAACAGAAGATCAGCGAAAGCCTGGCGGTGGAAGTGCAGTAAGCGCTTCATCGGCTTGTAAAAAACCGGACGATCAGCGATGACCGTCCGGTTTTTTTTCGCCTGCCGTCAGTCGGCACCTGTCAGATCTGACAGGTGTCCGGCGTCATCCGCTCTGCTAGCGTGACACCTCGACATCTTCAGGTTGCAACGCCATGACCCCGGATGCAGATGCGCTCGTCACTCCTCCCTCCATTGCCAAGACTGCGTCCATTGCAACGAACGGACGCAGTTGGGGGGAAATCGGTGTGACCGGGCAACGTTCTTACACCCTGCCCCTCCCGATCCTGAACGCACGCACGCTCAATCCCGAGTTGCAACTGGTCTGCGACGGTAACGCGGGCAATGGCAAATGCGGGCTCAGCTGGGATCTGCCCTTGCCCGTCATCTCGCGCAAGACCAGCAAGGGTGTGCCGAAATACGAGGCCTCCGATGTCATGCAGGCCGACGGCACCGACCTGCGTCCCGAGCTGACGGCCCGCGGCAAGATCAAGCAAACCCGGCGCACACGAGGCAAGGGCAGATGGGCCAGAAAATTTTCCGTAGTGCGCTATGCCCCTCGCCTGGAAAGCACATTCGACCGTTACGAGCTTTGGACACCCGATACCGGTAATCCCTTCTGGGTGGTGTCCAGAGCCGACGGCTCGCAACATTGCTACGGCAACTCTCCGCAATCGTGCATTTATGACCCTGAAGATCCAACCCGCATTGCCGCGTGGCTGCTGGTGGAAATCAGAAACGCTGTCGGGGAAAACATCTTCTTCGAATACAAATCCGACGACACCGACGCTGACCCTCGCTTTGACTACCGGGCCCAGCGCTACCTGCGCCAGGTATGCTATTGCAACAAAACCGCCAGTACCGATCTGTATTGCCTCGATCATGCACAACCAGAGCTGCTGGACTGGCTGTTCCGATTAATCGTTGACTACGGGGAGCGCGTCACCCGCAGAGAGGCTGTTCCACCTTTTTTGGCCGCCGAAGATAAATGGCTACCTCGCAGCGACCCGTTCCGCAGTCATCGCTTCGGCTTCGAGTTAGGCACCCGACGCCTGTGCAGGCAGTTTCTACTGTTCAACCACATCGGCCCAGAGCCGACGCTGGTCAATCGCCTGTTGCTGGAACATGAGCCGACACTGTATGGATACAACCATCTGAAAGCCGCGCACTACATGAGTTACGACGCTACAGGTCGCGTCAAGCACATGCCGCCCCTCGAATATTTTTATGAACCACTGATACTCGACACCACCCCCAAACCCTTCCTGCAACTCGATCACATGCCCGGCCTCAATGACGGCCAGCCCTACCATTGCGTCGATCTTTACGGCGAAGGCCTGCCCGGTTTTCTCTGCCAGTACGAAGGCGCCTGGTACTACCGCGAGCCCTTGCGCGGAGCGCCCGGTACGGACGAAATCGTCTACGGCCCTTGGACACTGCAGCCGCTGATACCAAACGCGGATACCAGCAAACCGGTGGTTCAGATCCTCACCGACCTCACTGGCGATGGCCACCTCGACTGGATCGTCGCCCAACCCGGCGGCAGCGGGTATTACACGCTCAAACCGGACGGCACCTGGTCGCTGTTCAAGGAGTTCTGCCGGTTTCCCGTGGAGTTTTTCCATCAACTCGCGCAACTGGGGGACCTGAGTGGCGATGGTCTGGATTCCATGGCCCTGATCGGCCCGAACAGCGTGCGGGTGTATGCCAATGTGCGGGAGAAAGGATTCGCACCCGGCCAGGATGTGCCGCATACCCCGGACAGATTGCCGCTGTTCGGCAATGCCCGCAGCGAACTGGTGTCATTCAGTGGCATGGGCGCCAGTGGCATGGAGCTGTGCCGGATTCGCCACGATGAAATCCGCTGTTGGGCCAGCCTCGGACATGGTCGGTTTGGAGTGGGTTTCAAGCTGAGCGATCTGCCGTTCGACTATGGTGAATTCGATGCGGACCGGGTACGCATCGCCGATCTGGACGGCTCCGGTGCCCCGGCCTTCATCTACCTGTCTTCGGATTACTTCGAAATCTGGTTCAACCAGGGTGGCAATGGCCTGGCCTCGACACCCGTGCGTGTCCCATGGCCCGACGGCATTCGCTACGACAACCTCTGCCAGGTGACCTTCGCCGACCTGCGAGGCATCGGTTGTGCAAGCCTGCTGTTCACCAAACCGCACATGACGCCGCAGCACTGGGTGTATCACTTCGTCAGTGAACGGCCCTATCTGCTCACCGGCTGCAACAACAACATGGGTTACGGCGCAACTCTGAAACATCGCAGCAGTGCGCAGTTCTGGCTGGATGAAAAACGTCTGGAACTGATGGCGCGCCGGCGTCCGGTGTGTCTGCTGCCCTTCCCCCAGATGGTGCTTCACTGGTTGCGCCAGGACGATGAAATCACTGGCAACTACCTGATGCAGTTCCATGAATATTTCGAGGGTTACTACGACGGTTACGAACGTGAGTTTCGCGGTTTCGGCAAAGTCTGCCAGACCGACAGTGAACTGGAGCCGGGCAAGGCTGAAAGCGGCCATACGGCGCCGATGCGGACGACTCACTGGTTTCATACCGGTCAAAGCATCGACCTTGTCTTGCAAGGCATCTGCGAACTCGACGACGAAATCACACCGCTGGGGCCCACGGTTATTTCAACGTTCGACGCCAAGAACCGAAAGGAACGGGTTCGCAAGCGGCGCAAAGCCGACGACCATCGCGAAATCGCCTACGCCCTGGCCGGTAGACCGTTGCGCACCGAGGTGTGTCAGGCAGACGACCCCGCCCCCGCGCGCCTGTTCTCCCTGAGCGAATTCCGCTATCGGGTGCGGGTCGTCAATGACAAACCGTCCAGTCTGCTGGTGCTCGCACAGGAAACCCGCAGCCACCAATACGAACGCTTCATGGACGACCCGAACTGCCAGCACACGGTCAATCTGGCGTGGGACAAGTACGGTGGTTTGACTCACGGCTTTACGGTCGCCTGTGCCCGGCGGCGCACAGAGACCGATGAACCGCCATTTGAACGTGTGGATAAAATGCGCGCCTGGTACGACAGCCACGATCAGCAACAACAGCCTTTTTTTCTGACAGAAGTCCTCGCCGAATTCATTCACCTGATAACTGAAGGTCATTGGCATCTCGGTTTGCCTTGGCGCCAGCGCGGCAATGCGCTGATGCTGGCCAAGGGGATGTTGCCGGGAGGTCTGCGCGCGGCGGACATCAGCTTCGAAAACTTCGACCGGTATAAAGACAGCGCCGAATGGATAGCCGCGCGGGAACTGACCTCGCTCTCGCAACACACGTATCTGGAGTCCGCCGGCAAGATGCACTACCCGCCACTGGCCGGGCCGACCGAGCGGGCCGTATTCGACAAAAAGGCCCTGGAGGCCTACGACGACGTCTCGACAGACATTCGGGAGCAGCTGAGAAAAATCGGCTACACGCTCATGCCGCTGTTCTCCCCGGCAGATCCTGAACAGGATGCGCGGCAAAACCTGTGGTCGTCGCACAGCGGCTTTTTCACCTACGCCGACGCCAGCGGTTTCTTTCACGTCACCGAGGTGCAACAGACCGCCAGTCATGGCGTGACGCACATTACTTGGGATACATACCATCTGCTGACCATTGCCATTACCCTGCCGGACGGCTGCACAACCCAAGTGACGCCGGACCATCACACGCTTTTGCCACTCAGCATCAAGGATCCCAACGAGAACATTCAGGAGGTTGTTTACGACGCAGGCGGTCAACCCATGGTGCTCAGTTTTCATGGCACCGAAGAAGGATTGCCGGCCGGGTTCGCGCCCCTCTCCAGTTATCCGCCACAGCCTGATCTGAGCGTCGAATACGCCCTCACCCATCCGAAAACCGTAGTGGCTTCCGCCGCCAGCGCAGTGCGCACCGATCTTCTTAGCTGGATGCCGTCGCTACCACCCAATGCGCTGCCGCGCAAAAGAAAGGAATGGGTCTCCAAGGGCCTGATCCTGCCCGATGGCCACATTCGCGCCTCGGCGCTGCGCTGGTTGAATCAGCGCAAAAAACGCACGGCCAGCGAACAGACCCTGCTCAGGATCATCCGCACCGCCCTCAGGCAACCGGTGCACAGCCTGAGTCTGGTTGCCGACCGCTATCCCACCGACCCGCTGCAACTGATTCAGATGACGATCAGCTACGTCGACGGCTTTGGCCGCGCGCTGCAAAGCAAACAGTTCGTCCCGCCGGGCGATGCCCTTGTAGCTACGCCCGAGGACAATCTGGTGACCGGCGCCGACGGCAAGCCGGTCGAAATGCCGACCATTCAACGCTGGCGGGTCCAGAGCCGTGTGGAATACAACCACAAGGGCGAGACCATCCGGGTTTACCGCCCCTACTTTCTCAACACCCATCGCTGCATCAATGACAGCGCGATGCGCAAGCACGGCTACCACGACCGGATGTTCTACGACGCCCTGGGCCGGCCGATCCAGACGATCAATGCTCTTGGTTATCTGGCGTTCGACATCCTGCATCCGTGGTTCAAGCTCAGTTATGACTTCAATGACACTGACGACACACCGCCGTCGAAACCCGCGAAGGTCCCTTTGAGACAACCTGTCAGAAGGTTGAAAAAGGCTAAATGATGAGTGCCAATGTGCACGGGAACACACCCGCCTTGCAGGCTAATGATCCGCGCGCAATCGGGATCCGGCAGGTTGCCTATCTGCGCAATGTGGCGGGTGAGGATGTTCAGACGCTCGTCACCCGCAGGCTCCATGACGTCGCTGGCCGGGCCGTGGGGCAACAGGATCCGCGCCTACCCACGGTGAATACAACCAGCCTTTTTACGCTGGATGGTCAGGTCGTGAGGTTTGCCAGCGTCGATGCCGGCGTGAACGTCACGTTGCCGGGTCTGGCCGGTGAAACCCTGCAATCCTGGGACGCTAACGGCAACCACCGACGCATGGATCACGACCTCCAACTGCGACTTTTGACTCTTGAAGAGAACGGTGTGCCGGACGTCGAAACCCGGCTTTATGCCGCCTCGTCAGCCGACCCTGGTCACAACCTGCGCGGGCAGATGATCAAGCTGACCGACCCGTCCGGCAGTGTCGAATTTCACAGCTTCGCTCTCACAGGCCCCGCTCGACAGGAAACCCGTACCTTTCACGATGGCGTGGCGCTGACCAGCCACAGGTTGTTCAGCCCGCTGGGCATGCTTGTCGAACATACCGATGCCGCCGGGCACCGGCAGCAGTCGAAGTTCGATGTGGCAGGTCAGCTCGTACAAGTGCTGCTCAAGGTGAATGGCCAACCCGACTGGCAACCGGTACTGCAAGGTGCACAGTTCGATGCCGCCGGGCGGGTCATCGAACACCAGGCCGGCAATGGCGTGATCAGCCATTCGCACTATCGCGCCGCTGACGGTTTCCTGCTGCGTTGCTACGCACAAAAGGGGTCAGGGTCGGCGCTTCAGGATTTCGAATATGAATACGATCTGATGGGCAATATCAAGACCATCATCGATAACACCTTCACGCCACGTTTTTTCGCCAACCAGCGGCTCGACGGTCGTCGCCTGTTCACCTATGACTCACTCTACCGACTGCACAGCGCGACCGGATACAGCGACAGGCCCCCGGCAGACAACCCGGGCCGCCCCCAACCGTCCGACCCTGCCGATCGGCGCAATTACACGCAAACCTATGAGTACGACAAGGGCAACAACCTGATCAGAACCATTCATGCACGCGAAGGCGCCAGTCACACCAACGAGGTGTTCATAGATCCACTCACCAACCGGGGTTTGCGCTGGAAGCCCGGAGATCCGCCGCCAGACTTCAGCACTCGGTTCGACAGCGCTGGCAACCTGCTGGCCCTGCAGTCTGGCCAGCCGATGCAATGGAACAATCGCAATCAACTGGCGTCGGTAATCCTGATAGACCGCAACGGCAGTGGCCCGAATGACGAAGAGCATTACCGCTACAGTCAGGGCAAGCGGGTCTACAAACGCCACGACAGCCACACAGCGGCCATCGATCACTTCCATGAGGTGCGCTATCTGCCGGGGCTGGAGATTCGCACCCGAGACAATGGCGAAGAATTACATCTGATCTCCCTCGTCAGCGGCATCGAAAACGTGATTTGCCTGCACTGGGTCAGCGGTAAACCGCCGAACATGCCGGCCGATCAAATGCGCTACACCCTCAGTGATCATTTGCAGTCCGTATCCATGGAACTCGATCAGCAGGCACAGATGATCAGTCATGAAGGTTACTTGCCCTTCGGCACCACCGCCTGGATGGTGGCGCGATCACAGATCGAGGTGGACTACCGCTTCATCCGCTACTCGGGCAAGGAAATGGATATCGGCGGGCTGTACTACTACGGTGCGCGTTACTACGCACCCTGGCTGGGCCGCTGGATCGCCGTCGATCCGGCGGGGGATGTGGACGGGCTGAATCTTTACGCGTTTGTCGGCAACAACCCGCTGATCCATGTCGATGTCACAGGTCACGAAAGTACGTGGTTTACCGTGCTCACGGGCTTCTTTTCGTTCGTGAACGTATCGAAAAAAGCGTCAGGACAGCTCAGGGGAATGGCGGAAACCTTCAGAGATATGGTGCCTGGGCCGTCACCGCAAGATGGAGATGAAGGTGGCGGTGGCGGTGGCGGTGGCGGTGAGGATGGAGGTGACCTGCCTTTAAGGCCGGGTCCAGGTGGTCGAGTGAATGTAGATGACGCCCCTCCCGACAGGCCGGTGTCAAAAGGTTTAAGCCGATATCTTGCTTTCAAGGCACAGATTGAAAATCTTACGCTCGGCGAGTATCTGCGTTCTTCGTCCGGTCGGGCCGCCATGAAGGCCGGTGTGAAGATTGGCTCCACAACAGGCTCGGCACTGGGTACTTTTATCGGTGGAATTGCGGGCTTGATAATCGGTGGCCCGCTGGGCGCCGTCCTGGGTGCCGTGCTCGGCGGTGCGCTTTTCGCAATCCTGGGTGGGGTGATCGGCTATGTGGCGATGCCTGTCATCATGCTCAGGTACATGAAGAAGAACGTAAACGAGGGGAAAGCCAGGGAGGACATTCTGGAGTCCATGAATAATCTGGCCGGCCATATCGACATCGTCAACGAGATAAGTGAAAACCTTCCTGATCCGCAG
The window above is part of the Pseudomonas fluorescens genome. Proteins encoded here:
- a CDS encoding GGDEF domain-containing protein — translated: MTHNAIQRLLLKRFALAAATYGLALLLLWLAYFTGHYEDSLAGVAVGSALVVISQAILFAVFFSGANLRFSDPSLTEAQVLLGLGWQTWLIAHLQEARGEFLVFYVLILLFGLFHLSRRAFVRCAMLVFFSFCAITLWDGYHFRLHDPALSALQACILLIVLAWLVIYARFVQTSRQRMRQRRFALQAHQDTLRGMMRQLEDLVATDELTGLFNRRHFLRLATRELNAMEADVVHGLALIDLDHFKRINDLHGHAAGDQVLQAFAGVAGACLRDGDVLARYGGEEFVVLLPDCNAERLTACCERLRIAFTDVELVGLNVKNLSLSAGMTLLELGDDLDEALQRADQALYRAKRDGRNRCAAAWENLNA
- a CDS encoding fumarate hydratase — translated: MTVIKQDDLIQSVADALQFISYYHPVDFIQAMHEAYLREESPAARDSMAQILINSRMCATGHRPICQDTGIVTVFVRVGMDVRWDGATMSLDDMINEGVRRAYNLPENVLRASILADPAGARKNTKDNTPAVIHYSIVPGNTVEVDVAAKGGGSENKSKMAMLNPSDSIVDWVLKTVPTMGAGWCPPGMLGIGIGGTAEKAAVMAKEVLMESIDIHELKARGPQNRIEEMRLELFEKVNQLGIGAQGLGGLTTVLDVKIMDYPTHAASLPVCMIPNCAATRHAHFVLDGSGPASLEAPPLDAYPEIVWEAGPSARRVNLDTLTPEDVQSWKPGETVLLNGKMLTGRDAAHKRMVEMLNKGETLPVDLKGRFIYYVGPVDPVGDEVVGPAGPTTATRMDKFTRQILEQTGLLGMIGKSERGPTAIDAIKDNKAVYLMAVGGAAYLVAQAIKKSKVLAFAELGMEAIYEFEVKDMPVTVAVDSKGESVHITGPAIWQQKISESLAVEVQ
- a CDS encoding SpvB/TcaC N-terminal domain-containing protein, translating into MTGQRSYTLPLPILNARTLNPELQLVCDGNAGNGKCGLSWDLPLPVISRKTSKGVPKYEASDVMQADGTDLRPELTARGKIKQTRRTRGKGRWARKFSVVRYAPRLESTFDRYELWTPDTGNPFWVVSRADGSQHCYGNSPQSCIYDPEDPTRIAAWLLVEIRNAVGENIFFEYKSDDTDADPRFDYRAQRYLRQVCYCNKTASTDLYCLDHAQPELLDWLFRLIVDYGERVTRREAVPPFLAAEDKWLPRSDPFRSHRFGFELGTRRLCRQFLLFNHIGPEPTLVNRLLLEHEPTLYGYNHLKAAHYMSYDATGRVKHMPPLEYFYEPLILDTTPKPFLQLDHMPGLNDGQPYHCVDLYGEGLPGFLCQYEGAWYYREPLRGAPGTDEIVYGPWTLQPLIPNADTSKPVVQILTDLTGDGHLDWIVAQPGGSGYYTLKPDGTWSLFKEFCRFPVEFFHQLAQLGDLSGDGLDSMALIGPNSVRVYANVREKGFAPGQDVPHTPDRLPLFGNARSELVSFSGMGASGMELCRIRHDEIRCWASLGHGRFGVGFKLSDLPFDYGEFDADRVRIADLDGSGAPAFIYLSSDYFEIWFNQGGNGLASTPVRVPWPDGIRYDNLCQVTFADLRGIGCASLLFTKPHMTPQHWVYHFVSERPYLLTGCNNNMGYGATLKHRSSAQFWLDEKRLELMARRRPVCLLPFPQMVLHWLRQDDEITGNYLMQFHEYFEGYYDGYEREFRGFGKVCQTDSELEPGKAESGHTAPMRTTHWFHTGQSIDLVLQGICELDDEITPLGPTVISTFDAKNRKERVRKRRKADDHREIAYALAGRPLRTEVCQADDPAPARLFSLSEFRYRVRVVNDKPSSLLVLAQETRSHQYERFMDDPNCQHTVNLAWDKYGGLTHGFTVACARRRTETDEPPFERVDKMRAWYDSHDQQQQPFFLTEVLAEFIHLITEGHWHLGLPWRQRGNALMLAKGMLPGGLRAADISFENFDRYKDSAEWIAARELTSLSQHTYLESAGKMHYPPLAGPTERAVFDKKALEAYDDVSTDIREQLRKIGYTLMPLFSPADPEQDARQNLWSSHSGFFTYADASGFFHVTEVQQTASHGVTHITWDTYHLLTIAITLPDGCTTQVTPDHHTLLPLSIKDPNENIQEVVYDAGGQPMVLSFHGTEEGLPAGFAPLSSYPPQPDLSVEYALTHPKTVVASAASAVRTDLLSWMPSLPPNALPRKRKEWVSKGLILPDGHIRASALRWLNQRKKRTASEQTLLRIIRTALRQPVHSLSLVADRYPTDPLQLIQMTISYVDGFGRALQSKQFVPPGDALVATPEDNLVTGADGKPVEMPTIQRWRVQSRVEYNHKGETIRVYRPYFLNTHRCINDSAMRKHGYHDRMFYDALGRPIQTINALGYLAFDILHPWFKLSYDFNDTDDTPPSKPAKVPLRQPVRRLKKAK
- a CDS encoding RHS repeat domain-containing protein, with protein sequence MSANVHGNTPALQANDPRAIGIRQVAYLRNVAGEDVQTLVTRRLHDVAGRAVGQQDPRLPTVNTTSLFTLDGQVVRFASVDAGVNVTLPGLAGETLQSWDANGNHRRMDHDLQLRLLTLEENGVPDVETRLYAASSADPGHNLRGQMIKLTDPSGSVEFHSFALTGPARQETRTFHDGVALTSHRLFSPLGMLVEHTDAAGHRQQSKFDVAGQLVQVLLKVNGQPDWQPVLQGAQFDAAGRVIEHQAGNGVISHSHYRAADGFLLRCYAQKGSGSALQDFEYEYDLMGNIKTIIDNTFTPRFFANQRLDGRRLFTYDSLYRLHSATGYSDRPPADNPGRPQPSDPADRRNYTQTYEYDKGNNLIRTIHAREGASHTNEVFIDPLTNRGLRWKPGDPPPDFSTRFDSAGNLLALQSGQPMQWNNRNQLASVILIDRNGSGPNDEEHYRYSQGKRVYKRHDSHTAAIDHFHEVRYLPGLEIRTRDNGEELHLISLVSGIENVICLHWVSGKPPNMPADQMRYTLSDHLQSVSMELDQQAQMISHEGYLPFGTTAWMVARSQIEVDYRFIRYSGKEMDIGGLYYYGARYYAPWLGRWIAVDPAGDVDGLNLYAFVGNNPLIHVDVTGHESTWFTVLTGFFSFVNVSKKASGQLRGMAETFRDMVPGPSPQDGDEGGGGGGGGGEDGGDLPLRPGPGGRVNVDDAPPDRPVSKGLSRYLAFKAQIENLTLGEYLRSSSGRAAMKAGVKIGSTTGSALGTFIGGIAGLIIGGPLGAVLGAVLGGALFAILGGVIGYVAMPVIMLRYMKKNVNEGKAREDILESMNNLAGHIDIVNEISENLPDPQVLPSEPLPDGSRGNTGNSFSNIEMDLLGKVRQLSPERQVALAAVMNYRALVQAISGGGAPRTIEESDTHRAQRPTPKPRNRRTVRVQHQYSETFV